The Aedes albopictus strain Foshan chromosome 1, AalbF5, whole genome shotgun sequence genomic interval gcaggcagatcggtctatacgatcctgggtcccccggcggctttcctggtttcggtagaagcaccaacttttgaaccttccaaccgtctgggaagtagccttcatccaggcatttttggagcaccatcctgattatgtccggaaacgccaatatcgccgttttaactgctacgttcgggatcccatccggaccgggagctttcccgatcttgagcctcttcgcaattaccagcaactctgcattggatatccgagcaccttcgttgggttcttctgcattctctgcgtatggtgtgggcggccaaaacgttgggccatgatgcggaaaaagaccttccacgatcctccttagtttgtccgggcacatttccacggttactgctggacctttgagcttcgataccacgattcggtacgcgttgccccaggggttggcgtcggcttctcgacacaactctttgtagcagttcgacttactcagccttatctcgcgtttaagagcggctcgagctccccgaaaaacggttcgccttgcttctctctcagcttcatttctggccctctggaaacgtctcctagcacggaggcaagcagcacggagggtactgatcgtcgcgttccaccaatacgctggccgtcttctgtttctgggctctatcttcctctACCTtcctttctttcttcttctgttccttcttcttttcttccttcttcttatcttctttttcctttcgctttttcttcttcttcgcctgctggttctccacagtgcgccatccatcatcactccgattgctggcacgctcccgttcgcttctctgtttcttcgggacttcctcttctcctggcgtgtccctgcctcgtttctctgagcgagtactccggtatctcctcggcgtctccatgttttcagccgtaggtctatccgtggcttccgccagagacttctcggctgtttccactctcagcttgagcgccttctgatcgcgttccgcaactgtaacggcagacttgatgctcgtcactagttgcttgatcttcaggtgaacgttgtgcttgtctttgacaaactcgtacaacttgttcacccttctcctcacttcgaacaagctcgactcttgagctgtgccgctgttcgagttcggtgtaagcactcgctgattcaggaatgctagctcccgttggcttccttgaggctcgctccgtatcgcgctactactcgttctcgcagcagtttccagcggcgtcactggtgatcgctgcatcattccacttcttctgaacgcgtccgcgttctctccaactacttcggtaaaatgtgatgtctccattctattgggtcccccctccgagccgctatctccacctgctgtacgtagtcgctttcgtgatctcttggttgtctatgaatcatggaggccaagcgagggttgaacacgtaccttcatggggtccgtgtccagagccagatcagcgcaagtcgggagtgttacatccgagcctagtacccatcaaaaatgatggacagatgaagaacgtatccggaggcctgccaaggttaccattagcccgctcgccgtttcaagtaggtgtcacccttccttactcagggagcagaatggcacgaatgtcagctcatcgtcgtcatcctatccgtaatccgtagtccgttgtcgtttgcgttgaccagtatgccataatcaggatgttactggcatcgatcctaatgtgccggttggcactccgagtatttgggctaaggcactttggaagcggtacaaggtcgcttgtacagagttgcttgcggatgtgtggctttttatggagatccaacagagcccactgttgaaaccccgccacatcctaggcatcctctgcttgagctatctggaaaccagaagctcagtcactccccgaaggaagagccagaGGTGGTAaaccacacggatgtgtgaacgattttcacttaggaagaattcccaagctgccacccgactcgcagaagggggggttcgtcaagcccctggactcctgtccctgctgcccttatgtgtgtgtgtgtgtgtgtgtgtgtgtgtgtgtgtgtgtgtgtgtgtgtgtgtgtgtgtgtgtgtgtgtgtgtgtgtgtgtgtgtgtgtgtgtgtgtgtgtgtgtgtgtgtgtgtgtgtgtgtgtgtgtgtgtgtgtgtgtgtgtgtgtgtgtgtgtgtgtgtgtgtgtgtgtgtgtgtgcgtttgtttttttttcctcccgacctcccgagcagagaaaaccgattggaaaaactctgctacaccttgtcgcctcgatccccctggtaccactgatgcgactgcttcagggggggcgatgcgctcatgcgctcttcttcttctgtgctaatgcacattttgtcgcttctaaatttgttattctaatctttttagtgttcgtacctaacctatcgccattcagcgacacagttggtacaaacatacatcaaatttgttattctaatgccgtccgtgtgccatttagcactccggcttttcgcgcacgacttgGATAGTCCCCGACGGAGGATCTACCCTATCcaacgaagagttccccgacactgaaacttcttccgttaccgatacttcccaggctggtgccaaggtcggttctgagattcgggttggagactggcttccagttcacaggcgccctgacgaccaagcaccggtgctttttcgtggtctactcggtctagtccccggcggtggacggacctagcctactccgacagagaaataccccgacggtggaagttctctcgacaccgatgttttcaacccgaccagtaaggtgccgaagtcggcccggagattccggttggtggtagacttccggttcaccggcgccccgacgacctataaccggtactacgcaacgaacgactcggtcaagtccccggcggtggatcgagcctactccgatcgcgacccaatactctttgatcttcgcgccatctccgctggagagctgacatgatccgcgtgaccgctctgttcaccgcattccatacggtttcgtcctgacacattatctctactacgttgttgggactcagatttccagcagcgctcgctagcatgtcaccacgtacttcttcaaatcgcggacagtcgaatatcacgtgctccggtgtctcctcgttgtttgggcatgtcagacagaatggggactccgcatggccgaatcgatacaaatactgtctgaagcatccatgacctgacaagaactgtgttaggtagaagtttacatctccgtgttttctggacatccataccgacacatctgggataagccggtaggtccatctacccttctccgcgtcattccactcttgctgccacttagccaacgagtccgctctgattgtcttcctcacgtttgcagtgcctcttctccggtaacactctacatcctctgccagggtgatgtgtatgggaaccatcccggcgataatgcagactgcttccgacgatatcatcctgtacgcgctcgccacacgaatagccatgagccggaacgtgctcgaaagttttgttcgattccgcttcagtttcagcgctgtagcccaggccggaactccgtatctaagtatcgaagaggatactcccgccagaagacgtctgctgctgctgctcggtccaccgatgttcggcataatcctggatacagcattgacaactttcgctgccttctcacaggcatagtcgacgtggcaattgaaattcaattggtcgtccaccatcacgcccaggtgttttaacgcacgccttgacgggataacctgtccgccgacgttaatttcggcccgttgaactgctttacagttgctgactagcactacctctgtctgtgtagcaataagttaaaattcacaaatacaaagtgttccgtcgtggaacggggaTTTTGCGGGGTGGACGAATTCGGACCGTTAACTCGATTGGATTGTGGACTGTATAACTTGGGTTTGCACTGGTACAAGAAAAAGACGGTATTTCACTACTTAACTAAACTACTGTACTATATTTCGGTTGTTTCGGATTGGTTCGTACACGTCGgtcgatggttgaatgttgacTCTTCTTCGGTGGCGGCGTTGAGCGCACTCATCACACTCAATGAGATGGAAGGAGATGGATGCATAGAGGTGACGGCTTTGGAGATGGAGGAAAATTCCTTGCATCAAGATGCTGATTGGCTCGGGCGTCGTCGGCTGATGGCAGATACGATTACGCTGTAGATGGATGGGCGGTTGGTTTGTTGATCCTTTCGTGCATGCTCGTTCACGTTGTTGTTGAATGGGCAGTTGAACGGCGTGGAGTGTGGTAGGGAAATTGATGGCAAAAACATTCGTGCTATTCCTTCGCGCTGGCGCGAACATACTCCCCGGCCAGGAAATGAGGAACTATCGTGAACTGTAGTGCTTGATCGTCTCTGATTGGACTGTTGGGTGGACGCGGTTGGGACACGCGCTCCACGATGGCTTCGCTGGGTCGAGTTTGGTTCGGAGGTTCGTCAGGTGGTTTCCTCGGCCGCATGCCGGAATGGAGCTGTTCGAAAGCACCAGTCGTGATGACCGGCGGCGGATCCAGTAGTGGTTGATCGAACTTCAGGGCCACCACGATCCATTGCTTCCTCGTTGAAGTTTTCGTGATCGGACGGATTCCAAAGGGCATGAGGGCACAACTTGCTGCAGGGCGGATTTCTGTTGTCTTCGGGGTTTGCACTTGATGTGTCCTGCTCTGGACTCGATTGCGTGCCGGACGGGTTCCGGCTATCGGTGGGGTTCGCTTCTTCGTTCGATTTGTCTCGTTGATCTTCATTGTTGGGGCCGGCAGGTTCACTGCAACAGTGCTGGATAACGTCGGGTTTGACTGGATCACCGGATGGAGACCAGTGGACTTCGGGGATGGCTTGGCTACCGGACGTAAACCGGCTGAATCGTCGAAGGGTTTTGCTTCCGGATTGGCTTCGGTGGGTATCACGGTCGGCTTCACCACTGAACTCGTTCTAGTGGACTTTTGGCTTGGCGGGTTGGCTTCGATATGCGTCAAGGTCGGTTTGGCTGCCGGAAAGGGACCGACAGACATCGGGACGGAATCGACCATCGGATGAGCACCGGTGGACGTCAGGATCGACATGACCATCGGGCTGGAACTGACGGGCATCTTGGCGTAGTTGAACACCGAACGGGTATCGGTGGACCTCAGGGCGTAGTTGCCCACTGAATCGTTTCCAGTGGACATCAGGATCGGCTCGACCACCGGACTTGCACCGGTGGACCTCTGGACGGAATTGCCCACTGGACTGTTTCCAGCAGACATCGGGGTCGGCTTAACCATCGGACGAGAACCGACGGCCGTCGGGGCGGAACTACCCACTGGACTGGCTCCAGTGGACGGCGAGATCGTCTTGACCACCGGAGGGGAACTGGTGGACACGGGGGCGTAATTGATCACCGAACAGGCATCGGTGAACCTCAGGGCGGAACTGCCCACTGAACTGGTTCCAGTGGACATCGGGATCAGGGTCAGCTTGACCATCGGACGAGAACCGACGGCCATCGTGGCGGGATTGCCCACTGGCTGGCTCCAGTGGACGGCGAGATAATCTTGACCACCGGAGGGGAACCGGCGGACATCGTGGTCGGCTTGGTCGCCGAACGAGCATCGACGGGCGTAATGGCTGACTTCTTCACCGGGCTGGCACCGATGGAGATCAGGGCTGGCATAGTTACCGGTGAAGCTTCGGCTGTTGACAGGAACGGCATCGATACCGGAGGAAGTCCGGCTACATCGGGACGCTTCGGATGTGATTCGACAGCACACGGGTACTGGTCTTGCACCGGACGAAATCCGGTCATCGCGGTTGGAAGCTTCGGCGTCGGAACGGATTTGGCCACGTACGGGATCTGGAGCACCGGACAAGATCCGGTCACGCATCGGGACTGCTTCCATGTCGGAATGAGTGTCGGACTTGGACTGGAGCGAATGAAATACCGACAGGGAACCGGTCGTTGATGAGGGTGGCTGGGATACCGGTTGAGAACCGGTCGTAGTCTGGAGCGGCTGTGGTACCGGAGAGGCACCGATCGGGCACTGGGACACCGGAGGCATTCCGGTTGGCATCGGGTTCCGTTCAGGCGTCGGATGGAATCCAGGAGGTGGGCGAAACGGCATCAGTACCGGACCGAGTCCGGTTGGCATCGGGATCGTCATCGTCTTCGAGTCTTCGGTCTTGCTGTTGACAAACTCGGTCGGCTCGTTTCCGACACGTGAATCCTTCTGGCTCGTCGGAGGAGTCGTGTTCTTGGCGGAATCTTCATCGTGTAGCGGCTTCTTGTTCTGGATTGGGTCTGCGAAAATCGTACTAACCTTGATTTTGTTCGGAAATGACGTGCGTGGCGTTTCGTTCACAGCGGAAATCGGAACGGGATGTTCCGTCGTTGGTGTCGTTATTCGGCTTCGGATCGGAGGGGTACGCCACCGTGGCGCAGTCGTCGCAGTGAAGCAGCTGGATGATGGCATTCTGTCGTTTTGATGCATGTTACCGGTAGACGGGAAGGAATGGAACAACTTTTCCACCAGTACATATGCATCCGCGTGAATATCCTCAAAATGCGAGGCATCCTTGTCGAGCTCATCGTGCCTCTCGGGTGGAAGTGTGGACAAAAGCTCGAAACACACTCGTCGATATTCCTTGTAGTGGCATTGGAGTGCCTGTTCGTAAAACATTCTTCGTGCTAAACTCGGTTGAAGAACACCATCTTCGCAAATCTTCCTCTTTAGCTTCTTTAGTTCCTCTTTCACGAGGTTGCGTTTGGCGAATAATCGTGCAATATCGGCCATTTTTCGTAGTGGAAGCCACCTCACACGCGCGCGACTCACTTTCGGGTTTGATTTCGTTTCGGACTAGCACATCACTTCACATTTCAgaaaagcaccactttttcttcgccaaTGAAGGCCACGGAAAAGTCGGTTTGTCTGTGGTTCGGGTCGAGCTACTGGAGCGGGAATGACAGCATTTCCCTCGGCAGGAATACTGTCTCGGCGATAGCAATTGGACGGCGTTGTCCCATCGGCTGATGGACGACAACACAGCTACGGCTGCAACTTCTCGCGGCACTGATTCGATCCGGTTCGTTAGGACCATAtgttccgtcgtggaacggggaTTTTGCGGGGTGGACGAATTCGGGACCGTTAACTCTATTGGATTGTGGACTGTATAACTTGGGTTTGCACTGGTACAAGAAAAAGACGGCATTTCACTACTTAACTAAACTACTGTACTATATTTCGGTTGTTTCGGATTGGTTCGTACACGTCGgtcgatggttgaatgttgacTCTTCTTCGGTGGCGGCGTTGAGCGCACTCATCACACTCAATGAGATGGAAGGAGATGGATGCATAGAGGTGACGGCTTTGGAGATGGAGGAAAATTCCTTGCATCAAGATGCTGATTGGCTCGGGCGTCGTCGGCTGATGGCAGATACGATTACGCTGTAGATGGATGAGCGGTTGGTTTGTTGATCCTTTCGTGCATGCTCGTTCACGTTGTTGTTGAATGGGCAGTTGAACGGCGTGGAGTGTGGTAGGGAAATTGATGGCAAAAACATTCGTGCTATTCCTTCGCGCTGGCGCGaacacaaagaaattaaaaaaaaaaaaactacctctgtcttatggtgagccaaccgcagctttacttcattcatccaggcctcgatggaaccgatcgtctccgccgtcagcatctctacttcttccagggtctcaccggttatcgaaaggacgacgtcatccgcgaaaccgacgatctcgactcctccgggtagttcaagtcttaacactccgtcatacataatattccacaacgttgggccgagtatggagccctgtggcacacccgccgtgactctaaccgatctctgaccctggtttgtctcgtagaccaagactcgattctggaagtagcttttcagaaccttgcacagatagtcagggaccctcatgttgtgtagtgcagtggcgatggcttcccagctggcgctattgaatgcgttcttcacgtctatagctaccacggcgcagtaatGATTACCTTTTctcttctgctttgaggctttctccgcattcgcaatgactgtccggattgcatccacagtctacttccctttccgaaacccgaactgcctattagacagtccgctctcgcattccgtacactttatcagcctgttcaggatgattttctccaggagtttgccaagcgtatccagcaggcatatcggtcgatacgatgctgggtctcctggcggcttgccaggctttggcagcaacaccagcttctggatcttccaaatgtctgggaagtagctatccaccagacatttctgtatcgttatcctgaacatgtccggaaacgcttcgatcgccgctttcaatgccatgttggggataccatctggaccagggGCTTTCTTCACTGTTAGTCCTTTGGCTATTGAACATGTCAGGGAAACTGCCCTCCTGTATACACTTTTGTAATGTGCTGCTGAACATATCCGGGTTCTCGTGGATAGCTGCTTTTAGGGCCACGTTTGATATTTCATCCGGGCCTGGGGCTCTCTCGGTTGGCAAGGCATTCGCTACCGCGGTCAACTCTTCCTTAGTTACCCTGATCTCTTCGACGTAGCTTTCCTGATTGACGTACGGTGTGGGCGGCCAGATTATCGGCTCGAGCGTTGGAAACAGTGCCTCGATGATGATTTTCATCTTTTCCGGGCACCTGTGTTGGCCGACCTCCGATATTTGGTCAAATTACACGATCGCAAATGAAACATACGGAATACTTCTACGGATCACAGAACATTGTATTCGTTGTTTCTACAGAAACAGTTGACTTATGACTAAAAGAAAATGCATAAAAACAACAACACAAGTGCCGATCTTGTTTGGTTCGTCAGCGGCAGTGCTGCCAGTATTTCTTCAAACTATTTATGGGGAGCGAACATTGACTATTCTCTTTCATTattaacatcaaatacaacaaTTTTTATTGTGAACCTTACTAATCTTGCTTTGCTTCTAATCCTCCTCCGGCTTTAATACTCCTCCATTCCACATACTACATCAATCTGGATAATCACCCCGCACTTCGTAAGACTCCATTTCATTGTACAACTtacaaccctttgttcttcttGCCTATCGCTATTACATCGTTTTCCTTCATAATCACACACTCTTCTGTTTTGAAGCTCACACTGAACCCTTTCTCAATGATACAACTAACAGACAACAAATTACCAATCAGTCCTGGCACAAACAACACATTTTTAA includes:
- the LOC109404245 gene encoding mucin-17-like, with the translated sequence MADIARLFAKRNLVKEELKKLKRKICEDGVLQPSLARRMFYEQALQCHYKEYRRVCFELLSTLPPERHDELDKDASHFEDIHADAYVLVEKLFHSFPSTGNMHQNDRMPSSSCFTATTAPRWRTPPIRSRITTPTTEHPVPISAVNETPRTSFPNKIKVSTIFADPIQNKKPLHDEDSAKNTTPPTSQKDSRVGNEPTEFVNSKTEDSKTMTIPMPTGLGPVLMPFRPPPGFHPTPERNPMPTGMPPVSQCPIGASPVPQPLQTTTGSQPVSQPPSSTTGSLSVFHSLQSKSDTHSDMEAVPMRDRILSGAPDPVRGQIRSDAEASNRDDRISSGARPVPVCCRITSEASRCSRTSSGIDAVPVNSRSFTGNYASPDLHRCQPGEEVSHYARRCSFGDQADHDVRRFPSGGQDYLAVHWSQPVGNPATMAVGSRPMVKLTLIPMSTGTSSVGSSALRFTDACSVINYAPVSTSSPPVVKTISPSTGASPVGSSAPTAVGSRPMVKPTPMSAGNSPVGNSVQRSTGASPVVEPILMSTGNDSVGNYALRSTDTRSVFNYAKMPVSSSPMVMSILTSTGAHPMVDSVPMSVGPFPAAKPTLTHIEANPPSQKSTRTSSVVKPTVIPTEANPEAKPFDDSAGLRPVAKPSPKSTGLHPVIQSNPTLSSTVAVNLPAPTMKINETNRTKKRTPPIAGTRPARNRVQSRTHQVQTPKTTEIRPAASCALMPFGIRPITKTSTRKQWIVVALKFDQPLLDPPPVITTGAFEQLHSGMRPRKPPDEPPNQTRPSEAIVERVSQPRPPNSPIRDDQALQFTIVPHFLAGEYVRASAKE